In one Achromobacter spanius genomic region, the following are encoded:
- a CDS encoding SulP family inorganic anion transporter, producing MPYPPPTAAPVDHPPRHWLRWLPGVAVLRSYQAGWLPRDLAAGLALAAMLVPVGIAYAEASGVPGVYGLYATIVPLLAYAIFGPSRILVLGPDSALAAPILAVVLSVSVGDPMRAVAVASLMAIVAGLFCIVLGLLRLGFITELLSKPIRYGYMNGIALTVLASQLPKIFAIPIDGGGPLQELWLLTRAVIDGHTNWYAFAVGAATLAVILLLKRFDRVPGILIAVILATLAVSLFRLDARGVNVLGEIPQGLPTFTLPWLSNADWVTIVLGGCAVAMIAFADTSVLSRTYAARTHTRVDPNQEMVGLGMANLAAGFFQGFPISSSASRTPVAEAAGARTQLTGVVGAVAVAVLLLLAPNLLRYLPSSALAAVVIAAAIGLFEFKDLRRIYRIQQWEFWLSMLCFAAVAAFGAIPGIGLAVVIAVIEFLWDGWRPHYAVLGQVPNLRGYHDLKRYPHAALIDGLVLFRWDAPLFFANAELFQQRLMQAVEASPTPVRRVVVAAEPVTSVDVTSADMLRELSQLLAKQGAALHFAEMKDPVRDKLKRFELSEVFSDTHFHPTVESAVEDYLGR from the coding sequence ATGCCTTATCCGCCGCCCACGGCCGCGCCCGTCGACCATCCACCCCGGCACTGGCTGCGCTGGCTGCCGGGGGTGGCGGTACTAAGGTCGTATCAGGCAGGTTGGCTGCCCCGCGACCTGGCCGCCGGCCTGGCGTTGGCGGCGATGCTGGTGCCCGTGGGCATTGCCTATGCCGAGGCGTCGGGCGTGCCCGGCGTCTACGGCTTATACGCCACCATCGTGCCGCTGTTGGCCTATGCAATATTCGGCCCCAGCCGAATCCTGGTGCTGGGGCCGGACTCGGCGCTTGCCGCGCCGATCCTGGCGGTGGTGCTCAGCGTGTCCGTGGGCGACCCCATGCGCGCCGTGGCCGTGGCCAGCCTGATGGCCATCGTCGCCGGTTTGTTCTGCATCGTGCTGGGCCTGCTGCGGCTGGGGTTCATCACCGAGCTGCTGTCCAAGCCCATCCGCTATGGCTACATGAACGGCATTGCATTGACGGTGCTGGCAAGCCAGTTGCCCAAGATATTCGCGATTCCGATTGACGGCGGTGGCCCGTTGCAGGAACTGTGGCTGTTGACGCGGGCGGTTATCGATGGCCACACCAACTGGTACGCCTTTGCGGTGGGCGCGGCGACCCTGGCGGTGATCTTGCTGCTAAAGCGCTTTGACCGCGTGCCCGGCATTCTGATTGCGGTGATTCTGGCAACCTTGGCGGTCAGCCTGTTTCGGCTGGATGCACGGGGTGTCAACGTACTGGGCGAGATCCCGCAAGGGCTGCCAACATTCACGTTGCCGTGGCTGAGCAACGCGGACTGGGTCACGATCGTGCTTGGCGGCTGCGCCGTGGCGATGATTGCGTTTGCGGATACCAGCGTGCTGTCGCGCACCTATGCCGCGCGCACGCACACGCGCGTGGATCCGAATCAGGAAATGGTGGGGTTGGGCATGGCCAACCTGGCGGCGGGATTCTTCCAGGGCTTTCCCATCAGCAGCAGCGCATCGCGCACGCCCGTGGCCGAAGCGGCGGGCGCGCGCACCCAGCTTACCGGCGTCGTGGGAGCGGTTGCCGTGGCCGTGCTGCTCTTGCTGGCGCCGAACCTGCTGCGCTATTTACCCAGCAGCGCGCTGGCCGCCGTCGTCATCGCCGCCGCCATCGGCCTGTTCGAATTCAAGGACCTGCGCCGCATCTATCGCATCCAGCAATGGGAGTTCTGGCTATCCATGCTGTGCTTTGCCGCCGTGGCTGCGTTCGGCGCCATTCCCGGCATCGGGCTGGCCGTGGTCATCGCCGTCATCGAATTCCTGTGGGACGGCTGGCGCCCGCATTATGCGGTGCTTGGCCAGGTGCCGAACCTGCGCGGCTACCACGACCTGAAGCGCTACCCTCACGCCGCCCTGATAGACGGGCTGGTGCTGTTCCGCTGGGACGCGCCCCTGTTCTTCGCCAACGCCGAGCTGTTTCAGCAACGGCTGATGCAAGCCGTCGAGGCGTCGCCCACGCCGGTGCGGCGCGTGGTGGTGGCCGCCGAACCCGTCACCAGCGTTGACGTGACGTCGGCCGACATGCTGCGCGAGCTTAGCCAGCTTCTGGCCAAGCAGGGCGCCGCACTGCATTTTGCCGAGATGAAGGACCCGGTCCGCGACAAGCTCAAGCGCTTTGAACTGTCGGAGGTTTTCAGTGACACGCACTTTCATCCCACGGTGGAGAGTGCGGTGGAGGATTATCTGGGCCGGTGA
- a CDS encoding LysR family transcriptional regulator yields the protein MNDMHLEWSDVRVFLAIARCGTLGGAAKLVGQTQPTMGRRLRALEEALGHTLFQRTSDGFVLTDDGAAVLAYAERMEEEALGFTRVLAGKESQLSGLLRVSSSDWFGIHVLTPVFARFLAKHPGVSLELLTDSRLYNLARHEADLLFRITPFDEPDVIQRKLMHIDYALYGHADLVSPSRGDGDGYTLISMDRAFGALPDVDWVKRMLPKARIVFGSNNRGVQARMCAEGSGFAVLPCPLGDATPGIRRIDLGEAPPGRDVWLGYHRDLRRVARLRALLDVTVAALA from the coding sequence ATGAATGACATGCATCTGGAATGGAGCGATGTCCGGGTCTTTCTGGCGATTGCCCGCTGCGGCACGCTGGGCGGCGCGGCGAAGCTCGTGGGCCAGACCCAACCGACCATGGGGCGCAGGTTGCGTGCGCTTGAGGAAGCGCTTGGGCACACGCTGTTTCAGCGCACCAGCGATGGTTTTGTCTTGACCGATGACGGCGCGGCCGTGCTGGCCTATGCCGAGCGAATGGAAGAAGAGGCGCTGGGTTTCACCCGCGTACTGGCCGGAAAGGAATCCCAGCTGAGCGGTCTGCTGCGGGTCTCTTCATCGGACTGGTTTGGCATCCACGTACTGACGCCCGTGTTCGCGCGCTTTCTGGCGAAGCACCCTGGCGTCTCGTTAGAGCTGCTTACGGATTCACGCCTTTACAACCTGGCGCGGCACGAAGCCGATCTTTTGTTTCGCATTACACCGTTCGACGAACCCGACGTGATCCAGCGCAAGCTGATGCACATCGACTACGCCTTGTATGGGCACGCCGATCTGGTGTCGCCATCACGCGGCGACGGCGACGGCTACACACTGATCAGCATGGACCGCGCCTTCGGTGCACTGCCCGACGTTGATTGGGTCAAGCGAATGCTGCCCAAAGCCAGGATCGTGTTCGGTAGCAACAACCGTGGCGTGCAGGCACGCATGTGCGCCGAAGGTTCCGGCTTCGCGGTTCTGCCGTGTCCGCTTGGCGATGCCACGCCGGGCATACGGCGCATTGACTTGGGCGAAGCGCCGCCGGGCCGCGATGTATGGCTTGGCTATCACCGTGACCTACGCCGAGTTGCAAGGCTGCGTGCCCTGCTGGACGTCACGGTTGCAGCATTGGCGTAG
- a CDS encoding zinc-dependent alcohol dehydrogenase family protein has translation MTMQALVINRYNGPLELTEIPMPQPGQGQVRVRIAAGGLNPLDTKIRAGSAAHAKHPLPLVLGIDMAGVVDAVGAGVAAFHVGDEVYGMTGGVGGIQGSLAQYAVVDADLLAIKPVNLSMREAAALPLAFITSYSGIVDRARLQAGQTVLVQGGAGGVGHVSVQLARALGAQVFATAALRDHDLVARLGATPIDYQAQSVETYVASLTQGAGFDLVVDTVGGPSLDAAFAAVKHFGHVVSALGWGTHALAPLSFREATYSGIFTLYPLLTGQHRAHHGAMLREATRLVEAGKLRPNLDPRRFDLRSAEAGYDAITRASAYGKIVVDVA, from the coding sequence ATGACCATGCAGGCGCTTGTTATCAACCGCTACAACGGTCCGCTTGAATTGACCGAAATCCCCATGCCGCAGCCGGGCCAGGGCCAGGTGCGCGTACGCATCGCCGCAGGCGGCCTTAACCCGCTGGACACCAAGATTCGGGCCGGCAGCGCCGCGCACGCGAAGCATCCGCTGCCCCTGGTGCTGGGCATCGATATGGCCGGCGTGGTCGATGCAGTCGGGGCCGGCGTAGCCGCGTTCCACGTCGGCGACGAGGTCTATGGCATGACGGGTGGTGTCGGTGGCATCCAGGGGTCGCTGGCCCAGTATGCGGTGGTGGATGCCGACTTGCTGGCCATCAAGCCGGTGAACCTTTCGATGCGCGAAGCGGCGGCGTTGCCCCTTGCGTTTATCACGTCTTATTCGGGCATCGTCGACCGCGCGCGCCTGCAAGCTGGCCAGACCGTGCTGGTGCAAGGCGGCGCGGGTGGTGTCGGCCATGTGTCGGTGCAACTGGCGCGCGCCTTGGGCGCCCAGGTTTTTGCCACGGCTGCCTTGCGTGACCATGATCTGGTTGCGCGCCTGGGCGCAACGCCCATCGACTACCAAGCGCAGTCGGTGGAGACGTATGTGGCTTCGTTGACGCAGGGCGCGGGCTTTGACCTGGTTGTTGACACCGTTGGCGGCCCATCGCTGGATGCCGCGTTTGCCGCGGTCAAACACTTTGGGCATGTCGTCAGCGCGTTGGGATGGGGCACGCATGCGTTGGCGCCGCTGTCGTTTCGCGAGGCCACGTACTCGGGAATATTCACGCTTTATCCGCTTCTTACCGGCCAGCACCGCGCCCATCACGGCGCCATGCTGCGCGAGGCCACGCGGCTGGTGGAAGCCGGCAAGCTCAGGCCGAATCTTGATCCCCGCCGGTTCGACCTGCGATCAGCAGAAGCGGGGTACGACGCAATCACCCGCGCAAGCGCCTACGGAAAAATCGTGGTGGATGTGGCGTGA
- a CDS encoding autotransporter outer membrane beta-barrel domain-containing protein, with amino-acid sequence MSQPAAAALSCPAVNTNPSTSTTCTISSSQGGAGAQVNVTNTANAGTGDNIGDYGGNYTVINNGAVLQPSTPQGGIFVRLTGGMGSSDTSNNATNGGNGGTITINNNGGNITVQNAPTASGQGSGPGIWADSGSQFGIYGASVGGIGANASDTVIGGGNGGRGGDGSAVTITNSGNISVSNLPYGGVGIYGASIGVVGGNQDSAATGDQNGGNGGGSNVVNINNSATVSVTGTAGRYAWGIGAESIAGDGGHDNGSGSSAGATNYSNPTIITNTGNVSVNVNGSALGSVRGLYILSQGGNGMTSEDGSDNGGTGGQFGAMSVVNSGQVSVASTSTVAPTSLTNASGGIVVIGLGGNGGMGPQTITNTSGEIGGYGGGNGNTTTAVTLNSGSSVTTSGGYLPGVNVITLGGNGGAGREDSNGAAGGNGGTINITMNGNASIQTNGVQSHGISAISQGGAGGGVETSSGIIDFTPENAGSGGAGEAVTVTTTGGSIQTRNDDSIGILGQSLGGVGGVTTGNFELFGNAGADAGIGGASGSVTINSQSSISTTGQSSHGISAQAIGGGGGTAGVSSGIIALGGAGGTAVSGGTVNISQSGGLSTSGTGSIGMLGQSIGGGGGDGGAASGVAVIGGQGGGGGNGGSSTVGMNGYTLNTSGDHAYGIVSQSIGGGGGTGGAASSYDAGVGFAIAVAVGGTGGSGGAGGTAVGNVSNASLTTGSSGTTNGDAHGVVVQSIGGGGGAGGASVAKALAIAVPDEDASFGVAVTFAMGGSGATGGGGGSASSAINNSILTTYGANSQGVLVQSIGGGGGLGGSASALSTVVGTGDSVGGTVQSSVGGSGGPGSYGGTAMLSLAGSTITTWGDSANALVLQSIGGGGGSGGVGSATGRSPNVDANVSITANVGGIGGAGGQGGIASLTVDPSSTVVTHGDGARAVLVQSIGGGGGASQGGQVGLAVNSESEDGTTDVRGTVSVGRGGTGGGFGGTIILNSDGNITTHGADADGLLVQTIGGSGGLGGAVGGTSENNASGSLGDSGTTYQFNVSVGGNGGAGGNGGAIGTTSSPASLGASTNTFGDYADAAVLQSIGGGGGAGGASTASSSISTSNVSISVGGSGGSGGAGNGINAFLNGNGTNSFNTSGYGAMGIVMQSIGGGGGMGATGSPLAKGSLRVGATGGSGGAGGNVTVTGGSYASIQTNGDSAHGLVLQSIGGGGGIAMAGSTASASKPGSQQFNLHAGSAGVGGTGGAINVATGLNLNTYGDRAIGVIAQSIGGGGGIVTSGTATGVGTTVLGGGNSNGGSVSLNLQYTLNTHGAGAHGIVAQSIADGGGILGDTTKLITTNSAGFLPSTFNSSSAGSVSVSFNGNLSTVGANSYGIIAQSFGGGGGLAGGPQGGFAGSVSSSAGNASSVTVNQSGTLSATGSDSTGIMAQSQGGQSEQSVTVNINGSVVGGTNSGKGVWILDGHNNVVNVNAGGSLAALSNTALTFNGDSTTAAGSFLTLNTYGTVTGNVYCGNSDSTSACNFYVLPGGVANAAVAYQANVINSGLIVIGSPGQFQTLTVSGNFRQADSGVLRADVDFDQMRASRMVVQGNGDLNGKIDVLAAALLPDRELTVLTVQGSSQGSVDAMDSPVFDYATRQVGQDTRIRVSAADFNAPAMQLKSNQVQVAGHLQRIWDAGGNSALAPLFGQLDQASRAGAGAYQDSVASLSPGVTAAPAVQSAANLGQFTGGMMSCPTFTGVDAFTGEQNCFWGQVTGRSTDQDGSKGTTGFSYDTVTYQFGGQREVSPGWFVGGSAAYENSKVRATNGNVRGDGDSGYVGTVVKREEGQWVFSAAVGGGYGGYRMDRNIDIAGYQDTLTSHPDVYGFNARLRAARTFAYDNMYVKPYLDVDASYTRMPGYQESGSNPLALSVDGNDQFIMGLSPMIEFGGRAELPDGAVLRPFLYAGVSFLSKNDWTSSARLRGAPAGTGSFDTTLPIDDVVGKVGAGLHVMRAGGVDFRLQYDGQFSEHVRSHSGTLKVMVPF; translated from the coding sequence ATGTCGCAGCCTGCCGCCGCGGCCTTGAGTTGCCCCGCGGTCAATACCAATCCCTCCACTTCCACCACCTGCACCATTTCGTCCAGCCAGGGTGGGGCAGGGGCGCAGGTGAACGTCACCAATACCGCCAACGCCGGCACCGGCGACAACATCGGCGACTACGGTGGCAACTACACGGTGATCAACAACGGCGCAGTGCTGCAGCCCAGCACCCCACAGGGCGGCATCTTCGTTCGGCTAACAGGCGGCATGGGGTCCAGCGACACCAGTAATAACGCCACGAACGGCGGTAACGGCGGCACCATCACCATCAACAACAATGGCGGGAACATCACGGTGCAGAACGCACCGACCGCCAGCGGGCAAGGCAGCGGACCCGGCATCTGGGCGGATTCAGGATCGCAGTTCGGCATCTATGGCGCCTCGGTCGGTGGCATTGGCGCCAACGCCAGCGATACGGTGATTGGCGGGGGCAACGGCGGTCGGGGCGGCGACGGTTCAGCCGTCACGATCACGAATAGCGGCAACATCAGCGTGTCGAACCTGCCGTATGGCGGCGTGGGTATCTACGGCGCCAGCATCGGTGTCGTGGGCGGGAACCAGGACAGTGCGGCGACGGGCGATCAGAACGGCGGCAATGGCGGGGGTAGCAATGTCGTCAATATCAACAACAGCGCGACCGTTTCGGTCACCGGCACCGCCGGGCGCTATGCCTGGGGCATCGGCGCCGAATCCATCGCTGGCGACGGGGGGCATGACAACGGCAGCGGCTCCAGCGCCGGGGCGACCAACTACTCGAATCCCACCATCATCACCAACACCGGCAACGTATCGGTGAACGTCAACGGGTCGGCCCTGGGCAGCGTACGCGGCCTGTATATCCTGAGCCAGGGCGGCAACGGCATGACGTCCGAGGACGGCAGCGATAACGGCGGCACCGGTGGCCAATTCGGCGCGATGAGCGTCGTCAACAGCGGCCAGGTCTCCGTGGCCAGCACGTCGACGGTAGCGCCCACCAGCCTGACGAATGCGTCTGGCGGCATTGTCGTCATCGGGCTGGGGGGCAATGGCGGCATGGGCCCGCAGACGATCACCAACACCAGCGGCGAGATCGGCGGATACGGCGGCGGCAACGGCAACACCACGACCGCCGTCACGCTGAACAGCGGGTCGTCGGTCACGACTTCCGGCGGTTACCTGCCTGGCGTCAATGTGATCACGCTGGGCGGTAATGGCGGCGCGGGCCGCGAGGACAGCAACGGCGCGGCCGGTGGCAACGGCGGCACCATCAACATCACCATGAACGGCAACGCCAGCATTCAGACCAACGGCGTGCAGTCGCACGGCATTTCGGCGATCAGCCAGGGCGGCGCGGGCGGCGGGGTCGAGACCAGCAGCGGCATCATCGACTTCACGCCCGAGAACGCCGGCAGCGGTGGCGCGGGCGAGGCAGTCACCGTAACCACCACCGGCGGCTCCATCCAGACCCGGAACGATGACTCCATCGGCATTCTTGGCCAGTCCCTGGGCGGCGTCGGTGGTGTCACCACGGGCAACTTCGAACTGTTCGGCAACGCTGGCGCGGATGCGGGTATTGGCGGGGCCAGCGGCTCGGTCACGATCAATAGCCAATCGTCGATCTCGACCACCGGCCAGTCATCCCACGGCATTTCGGCGCAGGCCATTGGCGGCGGCGGCGGAACAGCGGGTGTCAGCAGCGGCATCATCGCGTTGGGCGGCGCGGGCGGCACGGCGGTGTCTGGCGGCACGGTCAATATCAGCCAGTCCGGCGGGCTGAGCACCAGCGGGACGGGGTCAATCGGGATGTTGGGCCAGTCCATCGGCGGCGGTGGCGGGGACGGCGGCGCGGCAAGCGGCGTGGCCGTCATTGGTGGCCAGGGCGGAGGCGGCGGCAACGGTGGCTCGTCCACCGTCGGCATGAACGGCTACACATTGAATACCAGCGGCGACCATGCCTACGGCATCGTGTCGCAGTCCATCGGTGGCGGCGGCGGTACCGGCGGCGCGGCGTCTTCCTACGACGCCGGCGTGGGGTTTGCCATCGCCGTCGCGGTGGGTGGCACCGGCGGCAGCGGTGGCGCGGGCGGTACCGCGGTGGGCAATGTTTCCAACGCAAGCCTGACGACAGGGTCGTCGGGCACCACCAATGGCGACGCGCATGGCGTGGTCGTGCAATCCATCGGTGGCGGTGGCGGAGCCGGCGGCGCGTCGGTGGCGAAGGCCCTGGCGATTGCCGTGCCGGACGAGGACGCGTCCTTTGGGGTTGCGGTGACGTTTGCAATGGGCGGTTCCGGCGCAACGGGCGGTGGCGGTGGCTCGGCGTCGTCGGCCATCAACAACTCGATTCTGACCACCTACGGCGCCAACTCGCAGGGCGTGCTGGTGCAATCCATCGGCGGCGGCGGCGGCCTGGGCGGCAGCGCCTCGGCGCTGTCCACGGTGGTTGGCACGGGCGACTCCGTGGGCGGCACCGTTCAGTCGTCGGTGGGCGGCAGCGGCGGGCCGGGCAGCTACGGTGGTACTGCCATGCTTAGCCTGGCGGGCAGCACCATCACCACCTGGGGAGACTCCGCGAACGCCCTGGTGCTGCAAAGCATCGGCGGCGGCGGCGGGTCGGGCGGCGTGGGCTCTGCCACCGGGCGTAGTCCTAACGTGGACGCCAACGTTTCCATCACGGCGAACGTGGGCGGCATCGGCGGGGCTGGCGGGCAGGGTGGCATCGCGTCGCTTACCGTCGACCCCTCCAGCACGGTCGTCACCCACGGCGACGGCGCGCGCGCGGTGCTGGTTCAGTCCATCGGCGGCGGCGGCGGTGCGTCGCAAGGCGGCCAGGTCGGGCTTGCCGTCAATAGTGAAAGCGAAGACGGCACCACCGATGTCCGGGGCACTGTGTCGGTCGGCCGCGGCGGTACCGGCGGCGGCTTCGGCGGCACCATTATTCTGAACAGCGACGGCAACATCACCACCCATGGCGCGGATGCAGACGGCTTGCTGGTGCAGACCATTGGCGGCTCGGGCGGCCTGGGCGGGGCGGTGGGTGGCACCAGCGAGAACAACGCATCGGGGTCGCTGGGCGATTCCGGCACCACGTACCAGTTCAACGTTTCGGTGGGCGGCAACGGTGGCGCTGGCGGCAACGGCGGCGCGATAGGCACGACTTCCTCGCCCGCCAGCCTTGGCGCTTCCACAAATACCTTCGGCGACTACGCGGACGCGGCGGTACTGCAATCCATTGGCGGTGGCGGTGGCGCGGGCGGCGCATCGACCGCGTCATCCAGCATTTCTACATCCAACGTGTCGATTTCGGTGGGCGGTTCCGGCGGCTCCGGCGGCGCGGGCAACGGTATCAATGCCTTCCTGAATGGCAACGGCACCAACAGCTTCAACACGTCTGGTTATGGCGCCATGGGCATCGTCATGCAGTCCATCGGCGGCGGCGGCGGAATGGGCGCCACCGGATCGCCGCTGGCCAAGGGCTCGCTGCGTGTTGGGGCCACGGGTGGCAGCGGCGGAGCGGGCGGCAACGTCACGGTAACCGGCGGCAGCTATGCCTCCATCCAGACCAACGGCGATAGCGCCCACGGGCTGGTGTTGCAATCCATTGGCGGTGGCGGCGGTATTGCAATGGCCGGCAGCACGGCATCCGCCTCGAAGCCCGGCAGCCAGCAATTCAACCTGCACGCGGGCAGCGCCGGCGTTGGCGGCACGGGTGGGGCCATCAATGTGGCCACCGGCCTGAACCTGAACACCTATGGCGATCGGGCCATCGGCGTGATCGCGCAATCAATCGGTGGCGGCGGGGGCATCGTTACCTCCGGCACGGCAACCGGCGTAGGCACCACGGTTTTGGGCGGGGGCAATTCCAATGGCGGCTCGGTAAGCCTGAACCTGCAATACACCCTGAACACGCATGGCGCGGGTGCGCACGGCATTGTGGCGCAGTCCATCGCCGACGGCGGCGGCATCCTGGGCGACACGACAAAGCTGATCACCACGAACTCGGCCGGCTTTCTGCCTAGCACGTTCAACTCCAGCAGCGCCGGCAGCGTATCGGTTTCCTTTAACGGAAACCTGTCGACCGTGGGCGCCAATTCCTACGGCATCATCGCGCAGTCCTTCGGCGGTGGCGGCGGCCTGGCCGGCGGCCCGCAAGGCGGCTTTGCGGGATCGGTAAGCAGCAGCGCGGGCAATGCCAGCAGCGTCACCGTCAACCAAAGCGGAACGCTTAGCGCAACGGGTTCGGATTCCACGGGCATCATGGCGCAAAGCCAGGGCGGACAAAGCGAACAGAGCGTAACGGTCAACATCAACGGCAGTGTGGTGGGCGGCACCAACAGCGGCAAGGGCGTGTGGATACTGGACGGCCACAACAACGTGGTCAACGTCAATGCAGGCGGATCGCTTGCCGCGTTGTCGAACACGGCGTTGACGTTCAATGGCGATTCCACCACGGCGGCGGGTTCCTTTCTTACCCTGAACACCTACGGCACCGTCACCGGCAACGTCTATTGCGGCAACAGCGATTCCACCAGCGCGTGCAATTTCTACGTGCTGCCAGGCGGCGTTGCCAACGCGGCCGTTGCGTACCAGGCCAACGTCATCAACTCGGGGCTGATCGTGATTGGCTCGCCAGGCCAATTCCAGACCCTGACCGTAAGCGGCAATTTCCGGCAGGCCGATAGCGGCGTACTGCGCGCCGACGTGGATTTCGACCAGATGCGTGCCTCGCGAATGGTGGTGCAAGGCAATGGCGATCTGAACGGCAAGATCGACGTGCTTGCCGCCGCGCTGCTGCCCGACCGCGAGCTGACGGTGCTGACGGTGCAGGGCAGTTCCCAAGGCAGCGTGGACGCCATGGACAGCCCCGTCTTCGACTACGCCACGCGCCAGGTCGGCCAGGACACGCGCATCCGTGTGTCGGCCGCCGACTTCAATGCGCCGGCCATGCAACTGAAGTCAAACCAAGTGCAGGTGGCGGGTCACCTTCAACGCATCTGGGACGCTGGCGGCAACTCGGCCCTGGCGCCGCTGTTCGGCCAGTTGGACCAGGCTTCGCGCGCGGGGGCGGGCGCCTATCAAGACAGCGTGGCCAGCCTGTCGCCAGGCGTCACGGCCGCGCCCGCCGTGCAGTCGGCCGCAAACCTTGGGCAATTCACCGGCGGGATGATGTCGTGCCCCACGTTCACCGGCGTCGACGCTTTTACCGGCGAGCAGAATTGCTTCTGGGGCCAGGTCACGGGCCGCTCTACTGACCAGGACGGCAGCAAGGGCACGACGGGTTTCAGCTACGACACGGTGACCTACCAGTTTGGCGGCCAACGTGAAGTCAGCCCGGGCTGGTTCGTGGGCGGCTCGGCTGCCTATGAAAACAGCAAGGTGCGCGCCACCAACGGCAACGTGCGCGGCGATGGCGACAGCGGCTATGTTGGCACGGTGGTCAAGCGCGAGGAAGGGCAGTGGGTGTTCTCGGCGGCAGTGGGCGGCGGCTACGGCGGCTATCGCATGGATCGCAACATCGACATTGCGGGATACCAAGACACCCTGACCAGCCATCCCGACGTCTACGGCTTCAACGCGCGCCTGCGCGCCGCCCGCACCTTCGCTTACGACAACATGTATGTGAAGCCCTACCTGGATGTCGACGCCAGCTATACCCGCATGCCGGGATACCAGGAGTCGGGATCAAACCCGCTGGCCTTGTCGGTGGACGGCAACGACCAGTTCATCATGGGCCTGTCACCCATGATCGAATTCGGCGGACGCGCAGAGCTGCCCGACGGCGCGGTACTGCGGCCGTTCCTGTACGCGGGTGTGTCGTTCCTGTCGAAGAATGATTGGACGTCCAGCGCACGCCTGCGCGGCGCGCCTGCCGGGACGGGGTCGTTTGATACGACGCTGCCTATTGATGATGTCGTGGGGAAAGTGGGGGCGGGCTTGCATGTGATGCGAGCAGGAGGCGTGGATTTTCGGTTGCAGTATGACGGGCAGTTTTCTGAGCACGTGCGCAGCCATAGCGGGACGTTGAAGGTGATGGTGCCGTTTTGA
- a CDS encoding efflux transporter outer membrane subunit — MHAPIPRTQSRLRQALLLSLLAFLTGCTTVGPDYRTPTMDAPAHWIEADAAMSDGDHDGLRTWWRTFQDPLLDRLVAQALAHNQDLDIALARLRQARAERVQIASAAMPEVSAGAGGEATRGSKALSSQPGGQARAWHLGLDASWELDLFGGTRRAVEAADAGIQALAEDHRALQVSLVAELVADYAGLRAAQLRLAIAQDNIRTLAETERLAEQAHRSGLGTLADVTLARAERETAEAQPPLLDAEIARFSHAIGVLAGGFPGDWHADLATSAPALPMPADLPLSLPSDVIRQRPDLRADERRLAAATAQIGVAQAARFPTFRIPLGLGTTASVIHDLFSGASLAWSAAVQGNQSLYDAGRARAGVTAAQANADAVRRVYERDVRLALRDVEDALTAWTSQRQRQAALQKAVAASQQALEQTRQLYARGLSAYLPVLVAQRSLNQARDALAISQLGQLQGGIALYKALGAGSSDTALAP, encoded by the coding sequence ATGCATGCACCTATCCCTCGCACCCAGTCGCGCCTTCGGCAGGCGCTGCTTCTTTCCCTGTTGGCATTCCTGACCGGCTGCACCACGGTGGGCCCGGACTACCGCACGCCGACGATGGATGCGCCCGCGCACTGGATTGAGGCCGACGCCGCCATGTCCGATGGCGACCACGATGGCCTGCGCACTTGGTGGCGCACCTTCCAGGACCCCTTGCTGGACCGCCTGGTCGCACAGGCCCTGGCGCACAATCAGGATCTGGACATCGCCTTGGCACGCCTGCGCCAGGCCCGCGCCGAGCGCGTGCAAATCGCCTCGGCCGCCATGCCCGAGGTCTCGGCCGGAGCTGGCGGCGAGGCAACACGCGGCAGCAAGGCACTCAGCTCGCAGCCTGGCGGACAGGCGCGAGCCTGGCATCTGGGCTTGGATGCGAGTTGGGAGCTGGACCTGTTCGGCGGCACGCGCCGGGCGGTCGAGGCCGCCGATGCCGGCATCCAGGCCTTGGCCGAGGACCATCGTGCGCTCCAAGTAAGTCTGGTCGCCGAGCTGGTGGCCGATTACGCCGGGCTGCGTGCCGCGCAACTGCGCCTGGCCATCGCACAAGACAACATTCGTACGCTGGCCGAAACCGAGCGCTTGGCTGAACAAGCGCACCGCAGTGGCCTGGGCACGCTGGCCGACGTCACCCTGGCACGCGCCGAGCGCGAAACCGCCGAGGCGCAGCCGCCCTTGCTGGACGCGGAAATCGCCCGTTTCAGCCATGCCATCGGTGTGCTGGCCGGCGGGTTTCCTGGGGACTGGCATGCCGACCTTGCAACGTCCGCGCCGGCTTTGCCCATGCCAGCCGACCTGCCGCTGTCGCTGCCGTCAGACGTCATTCGCCAACGCCCCGACCTGCGCGCGGACGAACGACGCCTGGCCGCCGCCACCGCGCAAATCGGCGTGGCGCAGGCCGCACGCTTTCCCACATTCCGTATTCCCTTGGGGCTGGGCACCACCGCCAGCGTCATCCACGACCTGTTCTCAGGCGCCAGCCTGGCGTGGTCGGCGGCCGTGCAGGGCAACCAGTCGCTCTACGACGCCGGCCGCGCGCGCGCAGGCGTGACCGCGGCACAGGCGAACGCCGACGCCGTACGGCGCGTCTACGAGCGGGACGTACGTTTGGCGCTGCGCGACGTGGAAGACGCCTTGACCGCATGGACCAGCCAACGCCAACGACAAGCCGCGTTGCAGAAGGCCGTGGCCGCCAGCCAACAAGCCCTGGAACAGACCCGCCAACTCTACGCGCGCGGGTTAAGCGCTTACCTGCCGGTGCTGGTAGCGCAGCGCAGCCTGAACCAGGCACGCGATGCGTTGGCCATCAGCCAGTTGGGGCAATTGCAAGGAGGCATTGCCTTGTACAAGGCGTTGGGGGCTGGGTCGTCGGACACGGCATTGGCCCCTTAG